Below is a genomic region from Sphingomonas phyllosphaerae.
TTGCGCGCGCGCTTCCCCAACCCACAGGGTCTGCTGCTGCCGGGCATGTTCGTCCGCGCCGAGTTCGCGCAGTCGATCCTGAAGAACGCGTTCCTCGTGCCGCAGCCGGCGATCAGCCGCGATGCCAAGGGCAATGCGACGCTGTTCGTGGTCGGCGCGAACGGCAAGGCCGAGCAGCGCAACGTCAAGGCCGATCGCACGCAGGGCGCCTATTGGGTGGTCACCGACGGGCTGAAACCCGGCGAGAAAATCATCACGCAGGGCCTCGCCAATTTGCGTCCCGGCGCACAGATCCGCGCAGTGCCCGCCAATGCACCGCAGCCGGTGAAGGCCCCCTCGCCCGAGGAGATGAAGAAACAATCCGGCGGTCAGGGCAAGGCGGGCTAGGCCGGCATGTCCCGCATCTTTATCGACCGCCCCATCTTCGCATGGGTGCTGGCCATCATCGTCATGCTGGCCGGGGTCGGCGCGATCCTGTCGCTGCCGATCGCGCAATATCCCGACGTGGCGCCGCCGCAGGTCTCGATCCGCGCCACCTTCCCCGGCGCGAACGCACAGACGATCCAGAACAGCGTCACGCAGGTCATCGAGCAACAGCTGACCGGCATCGACGGACTGCTATATTTCCAGTCGAGTTCGTCGAGCCGCGGTTCGGTGACGATCACCGCCACCTTCGACAAGGGCACCGATCCCGACATCGCGCAGGTGCAGGTCCAGAACCAGGTCCAGCAATCGCTCAGCCGCCTCCCACAGCAGGTGCAGCAACAGGGGCTGGTGGTCCGCAAGTCGAACCCTGACTTCCTGTTGATCGTCGGCGTCTATGACACCACCGACAAGCTGACCAACCAGGACGTCTCCGACTATCTCGTCTCGAACCTGCAGGACCCGCTCGGGCGTATCCAGGGCGTCGGCGACACCAACGTGTTCGGCTCGCAATATGCGATGCGGATCTGGCTCGATCCCGCCAAGCTCAACAGCTACCAGCTGATGCCCGGCGACGTCATCACCGCGATCCAGAACCAGAATACCGAAGTCGCGGCGGGCGAGATCGGCGGGCAGCCGAGCCCGTCGACGCAGATGCTCAACGCGGTAGTCACCGCGCAGTCGCGGCTTCAGACGCCCGCGCAATTCGCGCAGATCATCCTGAAGACCGAACAGGACGGCGGCACCGTCCGCCTTGCCGACATCGGGCGGATCGAGCTGGGCGCGGAAAGCTACAATGCGTTCAGCCGCGTCAACCGCCATCCCGGCGCAGGCATCGCGGTGCTCCTCGCGCCGGGCGCCGACGCGCTGAAGACCGCCGAGCTGGTCAAGGCACAGGTCGAGCAGGCGTCGAAGGCGTTCCCGGCCGGGCTTACCTATGCCTTCGCCAACGACACGACCGACTTCATCAAGCTGTCGATCGAGGAAGTGGTCAAGACTCTGATCGAGGCGATCATCCTCGTCGTCATCGTCATGTTCGTCTTCCTGCAAAGCTGGCGCGCTACCTTGGTGCCGGCGATCGCGGTGCCGGTGGTGCTGCTTGGCACGTTCGCGGTCTTCTATGTCGCGGGCTTCTCGATCAACACGCTGACGCTGTTCGGGCTGGTGCTCGCGATCGGCCTGCTAGTCGATGACGCGATCGTCGTGGTCGAGAACGTCGAGCGGCTGCTGGAGGAAAACCCCGGCATGACCCCGCGCGAGGCGACGATCGAATCGATGAAGGAGATTACGGTCGCCCTCGTCGCGATCGCGCTGGTGCTGTCGGCGGTGTTCATGCCGATGGCCTTCTTCGGCGGCTCGACCGGCGTGATTTATCGCCAGTTCTCGCTGACGATCGTGTCGGCGATGGTCTTGTCGGTGCTGGTCGCGGTCATCCTGTCGCCCGCGCTGACCGCAACCTTGCTCAAGCAGACCCACGACCAGCATGGCGATCCGATCGAGGAAAGCTGGATCGGCCGCAAATTCCCGCGGGTCGCGCACGGGCTGGAGCGCGCGCGCGACGGCTTCAACACCACCTTCGATCGCGGCGTGGCGCGCTACGTCGCGGGCGTGCGGCGCGTGAT
It encodes:
- a CDS encoding efflux RND transporter permease subunit, whose translation is MSRIFIDRPIFAWVLAIIVMLAGVGAILSLPIAQYPDVAPPQVSIRATFPGANAQTIQNSVTQVIEQQLTGIDGLLYFQSSSSSRGSVTITATFDKGTDPDIAQVQVQNQVQQSLSRLPQQVQQQGLVVRKSNPDFLLIVGVYDTTDKLTNQDVSDYLVSNLQDPLGRIQGVGDTNVFGSQYAMRIWLDPAKLNSYQLMPGDVITAIQNQNTEVAAGEIGGQPSPSTQMLNAVVTAQSRLQTPAQFAQIILKTEQDGGTVRLADIGRIELGAESYNAFSRVNRHPGAGIAVLLAPGADALKTAELVKAQVEQASKAFPAGLTYAFANDTTDFIKLSIEEVVKTLIEAIILVVIVMFVFLQSWRATLVPAIAVPVVLLGTFAVFYVAGFSINTLTLFGLVLAIGLLVDDAIVVVENVERLLEENPGMTPREATIESMKEITVALVAIALVLSAVFMPMAFFGGSTGVIYRQFSLTIVSAMVLSVLVAVILSPALTATLLKQTHDQHGDPIEESWIGRKFPRVAHGLERARDGFNTTFDRGVARYVAGVRRVIDRKALFLLIYLLTVALLAVLFLRMPTGFLPTEDQGAAIVQFQLPAGATRSRTEDVQHQVENYLATSEGKNVRTMFTVSGGGGGGASGQNTGQGFVNLAPWDDRKGKENTADSIVARASAAFRGLRDARVFALVPPAVRGLGQSNGFTMELQNSGGLTQEQFAAAKDKLLAAANADPALASVRLTELPDTPTLKIDIDQQKLAALGLTQADVNTTLSTAWGGRYVNDFVDRGRVKRVFVQGDAPYRAAPTDLNQWFVRGSNGQMVPFAAFSQIGWSQAPVTLSRFNGIPSYEFQGAAAEGKSSGDAMARIEELAGQVPGTSVSWAGLSFQERLSSGQAPLLYGLSILVVFLCLAALYESWSIPFAVLLVIPLGLIGAILFTTLRGLVNDVYLQIGLLTTMGLAAKNAILMIEFAEQEEKKGKRVIDAALEAARIRLRPILMTSLAFIFGVLPLAISTGAGANSRIAIGTSVIGGMITATVLAIFYIPLFFVLVRRGFRDGWKGLRRGADPSPDSGPDDDGPHDHGGHATPDAPKRLPRPIDKPALPAPEGA